Proteins found in one Mucilaginibacter gracilis genomic segment:
- a CDS encoding succinate dehydrogenase/fumarate reductase iron-sulfur subunit: protein MKIYLKIWRQDSPAAPGAMKNYELDDVSADMSFLEMMDLLNESLIQKSERVVEFDHDCREGICGQCGMMINGRAHGPLSHTTTCQLHMRSFKDGDTIYIEPFRAAAFPIVRDLKVDRSSFDKIIQAGGYISAATGETPEANGILISHPIAEAAFDAAACIGCGACVATCKNSSADLFTSAKITQLALLPQGQVERTERVIAMVGRMDAEGFGHCTNMEACEVECPQEISVLHIARMNYEYNKALIISD, encoded by the coding sequence ATGAAAATATATTTGAAGATATGGCGGCAGGATAGCCCTGCGGCACCCGGCGCGATGAAGAACTATGAGCTTGATGATGTTTCAGCGGATATGTCGTTTTTAGAAATGATGGATCTGCTCAACGAATCCCTTATCCAGAAAAGTGAGCGGGTTGTGGAATTTGACCATGATTGCCGAGAGGGCATTTGCGGGCAATGCGGAATGATGATCAACGGCCGGGCACATGGCCCGCTTAGCCACACCACTACCTGCCAGCTGCACATGCGAAGTTTTAAGGACGGCGACACGATCTACATCGAACCATTCCGCGCTGCTGCGTTCCCGATTGTTCGGGACCTAAAGGTAGACCGTAGTTCTTTTGATAAGATTATCCAGGCGGGTGGCTATATTTCAGCAGCCACCGGCGAAACGCCAGAGGCAAATGGGATCCTGATCTCACATCCAATCGCCGAAGCAGCCTTTGATGCTGCGGCCTGTATCGGCTGTGGTGCTTGCGTGGCCACTTGTAAGAATTCCAGCGCTGATCTTTTTACTTCAGCCAAGATCACCCAGCTTGCTTTATTACCGCAAGGTCAGGTAGAACGCACAGAAAGGGTCATTGCTATGGTTGGCCGAATGGACGCAGAAGGCTTTGGCCATTGCACCAATATGGAGGCCTGCGAGGTAGAATGCCCGCAGGAAATTTCCGTATTGCATATCGCAAGGATGAACTATGAATATAACAAGGCTTTAATAATCTCAGACTAA
- a CDS encoding alkene reductase → MKKLLMPYNSQSLNLKNHLVMAPMTRRRAIGNIPNALMAEYYSQRRGAGLIITEGTAPAPEALGYARIPGIFSPDQIEGWKLTTTAVHQNDTKIFLQLMHTGRIGHQANLPEDVQVVGASAIAAAGQMHTDTIGMQDYPVPVALSTEGVKDVISGYVTAAKNAMAAGFDGVELHAANGYLIEQFLNPNVNDRTDIYGGNIENRARFALEVAQSVADAIGKEKVGVRISPNSTLGDLQAYDADATEETYIHLSREFNRIGLAYIHISINPQVPAHTLTAIRTEFEGIIIYCNTFTAEKAEAELNKGDADLIAFGRAFLANPDLEQRIINGAELNAPDFSTLYTPGAKGYTDYPVLFN, encoded by the coding sequence ATGAAAAAGTTACTCATGCCCTACAATAGCCAGTCCCTTAATTTGAAAAATCATTTAGTGATGGCCCCCATGACCCGCAGGCGTGCTATTGGCAATATACCAAACGCCCTGATGGCCGAATATTATAGCCAGCGCAGGGGCGCAGGTTTAATCATCACCGAAGGCACTGCACCCGCCCCTGAAGCTTTGGGTTACGCACGCATTCCGGGTATATTTTCGCCGGACCAAATTGAAGGTTGGAAATTAACAACAACCGCAGTACACCAAAACGATACCAAAATATTTTTGCAACTGATGCATACCGGCCGTATCGGGCACCAGGCGAACCTTCCCGAGGACGTTCAGGTGGTAGGCGCATCAGCTATAGCGGCAGCAGGGCAAATGCATACTGATACCATAGGTATGCAGGATTACCCGGTTCCTGTAGCCTTATCTACTGAGGGTGTAAAAGATGTGATCAGCGGGTATGTAACAGCCGCAAAGAATGCTATGGCAGCAGGCTTTGATGGTGTGGAATTACACGCGGCAAACGGCTACCTCATTGAGCAGTTCCTGAACCCGAATGTGAATGACCGCACGGATATATACGGTGGCAACATAGAAAACAGGGCCAGGTTTGCCCTGGAAGTGGCGCAAAGTGTAGCAGACGCTATCGGTAAGGAAAAAGTTGGCGTCAGGATATCGCCTAACTCGACCCTTGGTGACCTGCAAGCTTATGATGCCGATGCTACTGAGGAAACTTATATTCATTTAAGCCGGGAGTTTAACCGGATAGGGCTTGCTTATATACACATCAGCATTAATCCGCAGGTGCCTGCACATACCTTAACAGCGATCCGGACTGAATTTGAGGGGATAATTATTTATTGTAACACCTTTACAGCCGAAAAAGCGGAAGCTGAATTAAATAAAGGAGATGCGGACCTTATTGCTTTTGGCAGGGCCTTTTTAGCAAATCCGGACCTGGAGCAACGCATCATTAACGGAGCGGAGTTAAACGCACCTGATTTCAGTACTTTGTATACACCCGGCGCAAAAGGTTATACCGATTACCCGGTTTTATTTAACTGA
- a CDS encoding helix-turn-helix domain-containing protein: MLIEFVTQPQFNFLTAFAEALKVPVVNNELQIPSSLGEGFVRRVDLNDDFRLLIHRYRLNQELILKRIGSTEPASFISVIFYNNEEPGSLITDGEQKQNFSRYNDMAIQIASNNLDSLITFPANAEIYFTVIGLSATRLKGLLELNRPDYLINTIVNPKESFLFYESMGTETQMTLKQLSETQSENGLGGFYYRLKAETLLYQVFSQLHNRQSTSHNPVNKADAEKLAIIRKAILSDLNRPPSLPDLAKLGGLSETKMKDLFRQVFGDSIYNYYQTARMEEAAYLLKHKNYSVSEAGYQLGFSNLSHFTRLFERHHQQKPKKYASGG, encoded by the coding sequence ATGTTAATAGAGTTTGTTACCCAGCCGCAGTTTAATTTTTTGACGGCATTTGCTGAAGCCTTGAAAGTACCTGTAGTGAATAATGAGCTACAAATTCCTTCATCCCTTGGCGAAGGGTTTGTACGCCGCGTTGATTTGAATGATGATTTCCGCTTGCTGATACACCGGTACCGGCTTAACCAGGAGTTGATTTTAAAACGGATAGGTTCAACAGAACCTGCAAGCTTCATCAGCGTAATTTTCTATAATAATGAGGAGCCAGGAAGCCTGATTACAGATGGCGAGCAAAAACAGAATTTTAGCCGTTATAACGATATGGCGATCCAGATTGCATCTAATAATTTAGATTCGTTGATCACTTTTCCGGCCAATGCCGAGATCTATTTTACTGTTATAGGCTTGAGTGCAACGCGCCTTAAAGGCTTATTGGAACTTAATCGTCCTGATTATTTAATCAATACCATTGTTAACCCCAAAGAATCTTTTCTTTTTTATGAAAGTATGGGGACTGAAACACAAATGACACTCAAGCAGCTTTCGGAAACGCAATCAGAGAACGGGTTAGGTGGCTTTTACTATCGGCTTAAAGCGGAAACGCTGCTCTATCAAGTGTTTAGTCAGCTGCACAACCGTCAATCTACCAGTCATAACCCCGTTAATAAAGCCGATGCAGAAAAGCTTGCTATTATCCGTAAAGCTATACTCAGCGATCTTAATCGGCCTCCCAGTTTGCCTGACCTGGCTAAATTAGGTGGTCTAAGCGAAACCAAAATGAAAGACCTGTTCCGCCAGGTATTTGGTGATAGCATTTACAATTACTATCAAACGGCCCGCATGGAAGAAGCGGCCTATCTACTTAAACATAAAAATTACTCGGTAAGCGAGGCTGGTTATCAATTAGGCTTTAGTAATTTAAGCCATTTTACCCGCTTATTTGAGCGGCACCATCAGCAAAAACCAAAAAAATACGCATCAGGCGGATAG
- a CDS encoding winged helix-turn-helix transcriptional regulator: MEKISNDCLQKFKAVNDVKDILSGKWKVMIIASLSVFGEKRYMELQRIIDGIGTKMLSKELQELEINGLIKRTVMDTKPITVKYELTAYGLTLTPIIDEMASWGIQHRERVIKEMSAK; the protein is encoded by the coding sequence ATGGAGAAGATATCAAACGATTGCCTGCAAAAATTTAAGGCGGTAAATGATGTAAAAGACATTTTAAGCGGAAAATGGAAAGTGATGATCATTGCGAGCTTATCCGTTTTTGGTGAAAAGCGATACATGGAATTGCAACGGATAATTGACGGTATCGGAACTAAGATGCTTTCCAAAGAGTTGCAGGAATTGGAAATAAACGGTTTAATTAAGAGGACCGTAATGGATACAAAACCCATTACCGTGAAGTATGAATTGACCGCTTACGGGCTCACACTTACGCCTATTATTGATGAGATGGCTTCCTGGGGGATTCAGCACCGGGAGCGGGTTATAAAAGAAATGAGCGCTAAGTAA